One Thiobacillus sp. genomic region harbors:
- the folP gene encoding dihydropteroate synthase has product MFRCGRFSFALDRPLVMGIVNVTPDSFSDGGAFLDPLQAIEQGLRLKEAGADLLDIGGESTRPGARPVSVEEELDRVQPVLEGLRNCGAALSVDTMKPRVMAAALAAGADMINDVKALESQGALEVMAASGCGVCLMHMRGAPRTMQEDPQYEDVVAEVAAYLDRRRTACIQAGISPDRIVIDPGFGFGKTLEHNIALFKKIRILADMAPVLVGVSRKSMIGLITGQPVQDRMSGSVAAALLAASQGAAMLRVHDVAQTVDAIKIWQALGAQQ; this is encoded by the coding sequence ATGTTCCGCTGCGGCCGTTTCTCCTTTGCTCTGGATCGGCCCTTGGTCATGGGCATCGTCAACGTCACGCCGGACTCCTTCTCCGACGGTGGCGCCTTTCTTGACCCTCTGCAAGCCATCGAGCAAGGCCTCCGCCTGAAGGAGGCGGGGGCAGACCTGCTGGACATCGGCGGCGAATCCACCCGGCCCGGGGCCCGGCCCGTATCCGTGGAGGAGGAACTGGATCGCGTCCAGCCCGTATTGGAAGGATTGCGGAACTGTGGCGCGGCCCTGTCCGTGGACACCATGAAGCCCCGGGTCATGGCCGCCGCCCTGGCAGCCGGGGCGGACATGATCAACGATGTGAAGGCGCTGGAAAGCCAGGGTGCCCTGGAGGTGATGGCGGCCAGTGGGTGCGGCGTCTGCCTGATGCACATGCGGGGCGCACCCCGCACCATGCAGGAAGATCCCCAGTACGAGGATGTGGTGGCGGAAGTCGCGGCCTACCTGGATCGGCGTCGGACTGCCTGCATCCAGGCGGGCATTTCCCCTGACCGCATCGTCATCGACCCGGGCTTCGGCTTCGGCAAGACCCTGGAGCACAACATCGCGTTGTTCAAGAAAATCCGCATCCTGGCCGATATGGCTCCCGTATTGGTGGGGGTGTCCCGTAAGTCCATGATCGGACTGATCACAGGCCAGCCCGTGCAGGATCGCATGTCGGGCAGTGTTGCCGCTGCATTGCTGGCCGCGTCGCAAGGGGCCGCCATGCTGCGTGTGCACGACGTGGCGCAGACCGTGGACGCCATCAAGATTTGGCAAGCTTTGGGAGCACAGCAATGA
- the glmM gene encoding phosphoglucosamine mutase gives MSRRFFGTDGVRGRVGEDPITPGMVMRLGYAAGRVLASGRHDSLFGERPTVLIGKDTRVSGYMLESALEAGLTAAGVDVRLTGPMPTPGVAYLTRALRLQAGVVISASHNPYEDNGIKFFSAQGTKLPDEVELAIEEAMESPIKAESSKGLGRVKRVDDAAGRYIEFCKSTFPNDLDLRGMRIVVDCANGAAYDIAPHVFHELGADVIAIANEPDGLNINKHCGATHTETLSRAVRQHRADVGVALDGDGDRLMMADISGEIMDGDKLMYAIARHRMENGELKGGVVGTLMTNLGTELALRKLGCDFRRAKVGDRYVLEVLQEQGWQVGGESSGHILCLDKHTTGDGIVSALQVLAALRRSGQSLADYTRDCPVYPQLLINVRVAKGFKLDGQEPVVHAVQAVEQELGDTGRVVLRPSGTEPLIRVMVEGRDEPQVHRCAERIADAVKVAAGV, from the coding sequence ATGAGCAGAAGGTTTTTCGGTACGGATGGCGTGCGGGGCCGGGTGGGGGAGGACCCCATCACTCCGGGCATGGTGATGCGCCTGGGCTATGCCGCGGGCCGCGTCCTGGCCTCCGGTCGCCATGACTCCCTGTTCGGAGAGCGGCCTACCGTCCTCATCGGCAAGGACACCCGGGTCTCGGGCTACATGCTGGAATCGGCCCTGGAGGCCGGGTTGACCGCCGCAGGGGTGGACGTGCGCCTCACCGGTCCCATGCCCACGCCGGGGGTTGCCTACCTGACCCGGGCCCTGCGCCTTCAGGCCGGGGTGGTGATCTCCGCCTCCCACAACCCCTACGAGGACAACGGCATCAAGTTCTTCTCCGCCCAGGGCACCAAGCTGCCGGACGAGGTTGAACTGGCCATCGAGGAGGCCATGGAGTCCCCCATCAAGGCCGAGTCCTCCAAGGGACTGGGCAGGGTGAAGCGGGTGGACGACGCCGCTGGCCGATATATCGAGTTCTGCAAGAGCACCTTCCCCAACGACCTGGACCTGCGCGGCATGCGCATCGTGGTGGATTGCGCCAATGGGGCGGCCTATGACATCGCCCCCCACGTGTTCCACGAGCTGGGTGCTGACGTCATCGCCATCGCCAACGAGCCAGACGGCCTCAACATCAACAAGCATTGCGGCGCCACCCATACCGAGACCCTCAGCCGGGCCGTGCGCCAGCACCGGGCCGACGTGGGCGTCGCCCTGGACGGGGATGGGGATCGCCTGATGATGGCGGACATCTCCGGCGAGATCATGGACGGCGACAAGCTCATGTACGCTATCGCCCGCCACCGCATGGAGAACGGCGAGTTGAAAGGCGGGGTGGTGGGCACCTTGATGACCAACCTGGGTACCGAGCTGGCCCTGAGAAAGCTCGGTTGCGATTTCCGGCGCGCCAAGGTGGGGGACCGCTACGTGTTGGAGGTTCTGCAGGAACAGGGCTGGCAGGTGGGCGGCGAAAGCTCCGGCCACATCCTCTGCCTGGACAAGCACACCACCGGTGATGGCATTGTCTCCGCCCTCCAGGTGCTGGCAGCCCTGCGTCGATCCGGCCAGTCCCTGGCGGACTACACCCGGGATTGCCCCGTATATCCCCAGTTGCTCATCAACGTGCGGGTGGCCAAGGGCTTCAAGCTGGACGGGCAGGAGCCCGTGGTCCATGCTGTCCAGGCGGTTGAACAGGAACTGGGGGACACAGGCCGGGTGGTGCTGCGCCCCTCAGGCACCGAGCCCCTCATCCGGGTCATGGTGGAGGGGCGGGACGAGCCCCAGGTGCACCGCTGCGCCGAGCGAATCGCCGACGCGGTGAAGGTGGCCGCCGGGGTGTGA
- a CDS encoding GNAT family N-acetyltransferase, whose amino-acid sequence MLQEHVAAKERLKKSFHVSMARHEDELREAQRLRWKVFAEEMGARLNSPEDGIDLDLYDPYCEHLLVRDADNGEVVGTYRILTHAAAKRVGSYYSENEFDLTRLQNLKSRMVEVGRSCVHADYRSGGVITHLWAGLADYMMKSGYDYMIGCASIGMQDGGHNAAGIWHAVREKHQAPVEWRVFPRCPLPLEELTATPSPSVPPLVKGYLRLGAYVGGAPAWDPDFNTADLFILLPMSRLNPVYARHFLK is encoded by the coding sequence ATGTTGCAGGAACACGTTGCCGCCAAGGAACGGCTGAAAAAATCCTTCCATGTATCCATGGCCCGTCACGAGGATGAGTTGCGTGAGGCACAGCGCCTGCGCTGGAAGGTGTTCGCCGAAGAGATGGGGGCACGCCTGAACAGCCCCGAGGATGGGATTGACTTGGACTTGTACGACCCCTACTGCGAACACCTGCTGGTCAGGGATGCGGATAACGGGGAAGTGGTGGGAACCTACCGTATCCTGACCCATGCCGCCGCCAAGCGTGTGGGCAGCTACTACTCTGAAAATGAGTTCGACCTGACCCGCCTGCAGAACCTGAAAAGCCGCATGGTGGAGGTGGGGCGTTCCTGTGTGCACGCGGACTACCGCAGCGGTGGTGTCATCACCCACCTGTGGGCTGGCCTGGCGGATTACATGATGAAGAGCGGCTATGACTACATGATCGGTTGCGCCAGCATCGGCATGCAGGACGGCGGGCATAACGCGGCGGGCATCTGGCACGCAGTGCGGGAAAAACACCAGGCTCCGGTGGAATGGCGAGTCTTTCCCCGCTGCCCTCTGCCCCTGGAAGAACTCACGGCCACACCTTCACCCTCGGTTCCTCCCCTGGTGAAGGGTTATCTGCGCCTGGGTGCCTATGTTGGCGGTGCGCCGGCCTGGGACCCCGATTTCAACACCGCCGACCTGTTCATCCTGTTGCCCATGAGCCGGCTAAACCCGGTGTATGCCCGGCACTTCCTGAAATAA
- the pstS gene encoding phosphate ABC transporter substrate-binding protein PstS, protein MTANRTLLKLSGLAAAMSLSLSALAADITGAGATFPYAVYTKWAEAYKGATGNQVNYQGIGSSGGIKQIKAKTVDFGGTDAPLKEAELDKVGLIQIPTVMGGVTIVVNLPGIQSGGIKLDGATAADLFRGAIKKWNDPAIAKLNPGVKLPDTPVTVSHRSDGSGTTYAFSHYLAKQSMAFKRDVGAGTTVNWPANGVGGKGNPGVAANVQKIAGAIGYVDIADAMKNKMTFVALKNKAGNYIVPSQDSVADAAAGANFKVKGMAPDLLDQTHKNAWPITSATYALAYEKGADATRQKGVVEFFTWSLNNGQKMAEELGFVALPANVVKMVEAEMKNIK, encoded by the coding sequence ATGACTGCAAACCGTACCCTCCTCAAGCTGTCTGGACTGGCCGCCGCCATGTCCCTGAGCCTCTCCGCTCTGGCCGCCGACATCACCGGCGCTGGCGCCACCTTTCCCTACGCTGTCTACACCAAATGGGCCGAAGCCTACAAAGGTGCCACCGGCAACCAGGTGAACTACCAGGGTATCGGTTCTTCCGGCGGCATCAAGCAGATCAAGGCCAAGACCGTGGACTTCGGTGGTACCGATGCGCCCCTGAAGGAAGCCGAACTGGACAAGGTCGGGCTGATCCAGATTCCCACCGTGATGGGGGGTGTGACCATTGTTGTGAACCTGCCTGGCATCCAGTCCGGCGGCATCAAGCTGGACGGTGCCACCGCGGCGGATCTTTTCCGCGGCGCCATCAAGAAGTGGAACGATCCCGCCATTGCCAAACTCAACCCCGGCGTGAAATTGCCTGATACCCCCGTCACCGTGTCCCACCGTTCCGACGGCTCCGGCACAACCTATGCCTTCAGCCATTACCTGGCCAAGCAATCCATGGCCTTCAAGCGCGACGTAGGCGCCGGCACCACCGTGAACTGGCCCGCCAACGGCGTGGGCGGCAAGGGTAACCCCGGCGTGGCCGCCAACGTGCAGAAGATCGCCGGCGCCATCGGCTACGTGGACATCGCCGACGCCATGAAGAACAAGATGACCTTCGTGGCCCTGAAGAACAAGGCTGGCAACTACATCGTGCCGAGCCAGGACTCCGTGGCCGATGCCGCCGCTGGCGCCAACTTCAAGGTGAAGGGCATGGCCCCGGACCTGCTGGATCAGACCCACAAGAATGCCTGGCCCATCACTTCCGCCACCTATGCCCTGGCCTACGAAAAGGGTGCTGACGCTACTCGTCAAAAGGGTGTGGTGGAGTTCTTCACCTGGTCCCTGAACAACGGCCAGAAAATGGCCGAGGAACTGGGCTTTGTCGCTCTGCCGGCCAACGTCGTCAAGATGGTCGAAGCCGAGATGAAGAACATCAAGTAA
- the pstC gene encoding phosphate ABC transporter permease subunit PstC, with protein sequence MSEVTTPIDVHAAQVKKFQLQDLMFHQVTMVFAFIVLAALAGILISLAIEAMPVLKEFGPAFLWTNVWNVPEDQYGALSAIYGTVVTSVIALVIAVPVSFGIALFLTETCPVWLRRPLGTAIELLAGVPSIIYGIWGLFVFAPLFAEHVQPHLQAALGDVPVIGGWFAGPPIGIGILTAGIVLSLMVIPFVASVMRDVFETVPPPLKESAYGVGCTTWEVVTNVVLPYTRVGVIGGIMLGLGRALGETMAVTFVIGNANRIVGSLFAPGTSIASTLANEFGEADPGLHISALFALGLVLFIITFIVLAVSQWLIKRGVAKQGK encoded by the coding sequence ATGAGCGAAGTGACGACACCCATAGACGTGCACGCCGCGCAAGTGAAGAAATTCCAGTTGCAGGACCTGATGTTCCATCAGGTCACTATGGTGTTTGCCTTCATCGTGCTCGCCGCCCTGGCGGGCATCCTGATTTCCCTGGCCATCGAGGCCATGCCGGTGCTGAAGGAGTTCGGTCCCGCTTTCCTGTGGACCAACGTCTGGAACGTTCCTGAAGACCAGTATGGCGCCCTCTCCGCCATTTACGGTACGGTGGTTACGTCCGTCATCGCCCTGGTGATCGCCGTTCCTGTCAGCTTCGGCATCGCTCTGTTTTTGACCGAGACCTGCCCGGTATGGCTACGTCGACCCCTGGGCACCGCCATCGAACTGCTGGCGGGCGTGCCTTCCATCATCTACGGGATCTGGGGCCTGTTCGTGTTCGCACCGCTGTTCGCGGAGCATGTGCAGCCCCATCTGCAGGCTGCCCTGGGCGATGTGCCCGTGATTGGCGGCTGGTTCGCGGGTCCCCCCATCGGCATCGGCATCCTTACTGCCGGCATCGTTCTGTCCCTGATGGTGATCCCCTTCGTAGCCTCGGTGATGCGGGATGTTTTCGAAACAGTGCCTCCTCCTCTGAAAGAATCCGCCTACGGCGTGGGTTGCACCACTTGGGAGGTGGTCACCAACGTGGTCCTTCCCTATACACGGGTGGGCGTCATCGGCGGCATCATGCTCGGCCTGGGGCGCGCGCTGGGCGAGACCATGGCGGTGACCTTCGTCATCGGCAACGCCAACCGCATTGTTGGCAGCCTGTTCGCACCAGGCACCTCCATAGCTTCCACGCTGGCCAACGAGTTTGGCGAAGCTGACCCGGGGCTGCACATCTCCGCCCTCTTCGCACTGGGCCTGGTGCTGTTCATCATCACATTCATCGTGCTGGCCGTATCGCAATGGCTGATAAAGCGCGGTGTGGCCAAACAAGGCAAGTGA